The Podospora pseudocomata strain CBS 415.72m chromosome 1 map unlocalized CBS415.72m_1, whole genome shotgun sequence genome has a segment encoding these proteins:
- a CDS encoding uncharacterized protein (COG:B; EggNog:ENOG503P26V) codes for MPPTPPPGTAFSSGPHGRSLVATQDFTPGSLIATFSSPTLALPDGPSMRTTCNYCLRVGSNEGFSPVSLKACTGCRAAVYCGPTCQRAHWKSIHKAECKMFARVRETTGKDWHVARFLLPTPARALAQVLLTNDKGIRDPFDGSDPLESNLEGFKADEQVWGDFELQAMAAMTYSGVFMNEDGLRVAMRFLCQIQTNAFNRLDADTGMSGIFLDPALARVNHSCVPNAFIGFDQRTATLRAERPIKEGEEITISYIANDKPRSIRREGLRLYYFECDCPRCVDDLDVYQVAQTSPVISLNSFSLQPDLTKFREPAIDKSGISMNQIEIIYKVVYDQTKSEQDTSIEAARTRWKLCKPLVEAKMWAVEPLPTTILLLATNWQTNYKWAVYALPLACFLATQCDPIKLVAPFMPWRIKGVMIITKLLAFTGELTSSGELAKRCTHEGIVGALAMADQVTMCQALLHIVVHQGSIGAAEDWDVLKEAKMMLKDLESLPGRVDESKMVQAWARDPEDPQAKAFFESEVLKPVNTLASFAPEILEDVLVQGQGSVVRR; via the exons aTGCCCCCAACACCGCCCCCAGGaacagccttctcctccggccCTCATGGCCGCTCCCTCGTCGCAACCCAGGACTTCACCCCTGGCTCCCTCATCgccaccttttcctccccgaccctcgccctccccgaTGGCCCCAGCATGAGAACAACATGCAACTACTGTCTCCGTGTCGGTTCCAATGAGGGCTTCTCCCCCGTCTCACTCAAAGCCTGTACCGGCTGCAGGGCAGCTGTGTACTGCGGCCCAACGTGCCAGCGTGCCCACTGGAAGTCGATCCACAAGGCCGAGTGTAAGATGTTTGCGAGGGTAAGGGAGACTACGGGCAAAGACTGGCATGTAGCCCGTTTCCT GCTGCCTACCCCCGCAAGAGCACTGGCCCAAGTCCTCCTAACAAACGACAAGGGCATCCGCGACCCCTTTGACGGGTCCGACCCCCTCGAGAGCAACCTCGAGGGTTTCAAAGCAGACGAGCAAGTCTGGGGTGACTTTGAACTCCAAgccatggcggcgatgacgtACTCGGGTGTTTTCATGAACGAGGACGGGCTGAGAGTGGCGATGAGATTTCTGTGTCAGATCCAAACCAATGCGTTCAATCGGCTCGATGCGGACACGGGCATGTCGGGGATTTTTCTCGATCCTGCGCTGGCGAGGGTGAATCACTCTTGTGTGCCGAATGCGTTTATCGGGTTTGATCAGAGGACGGCGACGCTGAGGGCGGAGAGACCGAttaaggagggggaggagattacGATTTCTTACATTG CAAACGACAAGCCTAGGTCGATACGCCGTGAAGGACTTAGACTCTACTACTTTGAGTGCGACTGCCCACGGTGTGTGGATGATCTTGATGTATACCAGGTTGCTCAGACATCGCCGGTCATTTCACTTAACTCGTTCAGCTTGCAGCCGGATCTTACAAAGTTCCGAGAACCGGCTATCGACAAATCAGGCATCTCGATGAACCAAATCGAGATTATTTACAAAGTGGTCTATGACCAGACAAAATCAGAGCAGGACACCTCGATTGAAGCGGCACGGACTCGCTGGAAATTGTGCAAGCCCTTGGTTGAAGCAAAGATGTGGGCAGTCGAACCATTACCAACcacaatcctcctcctcgcaaCCAACTGGCAGACCAACTACAAATGGGCCGTTTACGCCCTACCACTGGCTTGTTTCTTGGCAACCCAATGCGATCCCATCAAGCTTGTTGCCCCATTCATGCCGTGGCGCATCAAGGGCGTCATGATTATTACGAAACTGCTGGCTTTCACGGGAGAACTGACGTCAAGCGGGGAACTGGCAAAAAGGTGTACTCACGAGGGCATTGTTGGTgctttggcgatggcggaTCAAGTCACCATGTGCCAAGCTCTCCTCCACATCGTCGTCCATCAGGGCTCTATCGGCGCTGCTGAGGATTGGGACGTATTGAAGGAGGCCAAAATGATGCTGAAGGATCTTGAGAGTTTGCCCGGACGGGTAGACGAGTCGAAGATGGTACAGGCGTGGGCTAGAGACCCTGAAGATCCGCAAGCAAAAGCATTTTTTGAGAGCGAGGTGCTGAAGCCCGTCAACACGTTGGCTTCCTTCGCGCCGGAGATTTTGGAGGATGTGCTTGTCCAAGGGCAAGGATCAGTAGTTCGACGTTAG
- a CDS encoding uncharacterized protein (COG:L; EggNog:ENOG503NVWC) yields MGKKKNNMANRGVASALATANLPLINLTNLTKDTEPAATPVARSDSEGKSSSGSLKRPGPHDDDADDDDGWQTIERGRPVKKHKKIPTPNSARYPALHFSEKSRLQSKVNLSAFRDLILYLFADGPAPQWISVSQRPEFRKVVAIMVPGLEEAMFEPGVDYSKYQTPTLDQAIKQIGDGSSPDHYYPRPLSKEALPTSLQPFADMFPHLWPVKAPGDDKYGRLHSPLTTMLTAPLNKNKDKSKDKAGPDSHRDIRTRITEFLATPEELMDNGFPVHPALLPEGERRDSFKNPEGWAHTRVSKLEDGDVPESEIQQGSITAGREVLAIDCEMCLTGPGELALTRVSLVSWDGETVLDELVKPEKPITDYVTQYSGITKEMLDPVTTTLSDIQAKLLDLLHPRTILLGHSLDSDLKALQLAHPFIVDTSMLFPHARGPPLKNSLKYLAQRHLSREVQKGGGTINGHDSVEDAKTCLDLVKKKCEKGKAWATGDSQGENLFRRLARSGTAYRATAGPEATGGLPVGKTSAAVEWGDVSRSACNAATVAISCKTDAEVEAGVIRAVKGDPDGLEVPGGGVDFVWARLRELEFVQGWANRHKPNTPPVATVAEETPEVQDVNGDAEKEAVSPLQECLSTLAQRLQRIHAALPPCTLLMVLSGTGDPREMSRLQAMHSQFKKEYNTPGTKWDQLSVKWTTDEEDALRKAVKVARAGVGFLSVK; encoded by the coding sequence ATGggtaaaaagaaaaacaacatgGCGAACCGCGGAGTTGCCAGTGCCTTGGCCACCGCCAATCTACCACTCATCAATCTCACCAATCTCACCAAGGACACGGAACCTGCCGCAACACCAGTGGCTCGGAGTGACTCTGAAGGAAAATCCTCCTCGGGCAGTCTTAAGCGGCCCGGTcctcatgatgatgatgctgacgacgatgacggtTGGCAGACCATTGAGCGCGGCCGGCCAGTTAAAAAACACAAGAAGATTCCCACTCCCAACTCAGCTCGATATCCTGCCCTGCATTTCTCAGAGAAGTCAAGACTGCAGTCCAAGGTCAACCTTTCAGCTTTCCGCGATCTAATCCTGTATCTTTTCGCCGATGGTCCCGCGCCACAATGGATCTCCGTCTCACAGCGCCCAGAGTTCAGAAAGGTTGTTGCCATCATGGTGCCTGgtctggaggaggccatgttCGAGCCCGGTGTCGACTATTCTAAGTATCAGACGCCCACGCTGGATCAAGCGATCAAGCAGATTGGCGATGGTTCTTCTCCAGATCACTACTACCCTCGGCCTCTCAGCAAAGAGGCCTTGCCAACCTCGTTGCAACCGTTTGCAGACATGTTCCCGCACCTCTGGCCTGTCAAGGCACCCGGGGACGACAAGTATGGCAGATTACACTCGCCTTTGACCACGATGCTCACTGCTCCTCTGAATAAGAACAAAGACAAGAGCAAAGACAAGGCCGGGCCAGACTCTCACAGAGATATCAGAACTAGAATCACCGAGTTCCTCGCCACTCCAGAAGAACTGATGGACAACGGATTTCCAGTGCACCCAGCCTTGCTGCCAGAAGGCGAGCGCAGGGACTCTTTTAAGAATCCAGAAGGGTGGGCACACACCAGGGTCAGCAAGcttgaagatggagatgttCCCGAGAGCGAAATCCAGCAAGGGAGCATCACAGCTGGGCGAGAGGTCCTTGCCATCGACTGCGAGATGTGTTTGACCGGGCCTGGCGAGCTTGCTCTCACGAGAGTGAGCTTGGTTTCTTGGGATGGCGAAACAGTTCTTGACGAGTTGGTCAAGCCTGAGAAGCCCATCACCGATTATGTCACCCAATACTCAGGAATCACCAAAGAGATGCTCGATCCTGTCACAACAACCCTTAGCGATATCCAGGCTAAACTGCTTGATCTTTTACATCCCCGCACAATCCTCTTGGGTCACTCACTTGATTCGGATCTCAAAGCTCTCCAACTCGCCCATCCCTTCATCGTGGACACGTCGATGCTCTTCCCCCACGCTCGCGGCCCACCGCTCAAAAACTCACTCAAGTACCTTGCCCAACGCCACCTGAGCCGTGAAGTCCAGAAAGGCGGTGGCACCATCAACGGGCATGACAGTGTGGAAGACGCCAAAACCTGTTTAGACCTCGTCAAGAAGAAGTGTGAGAAAGGAAAGGCCTGGGCTACCGGTGACTCCCAAGGTGAGAATTTGTTCAGACGCCTCGCCCGCTCTGGAACAGCCTACCGCGCCACAGCCGGGCCCGAGGCAACTGGCGGTCTCCCTGTGGGGAAAACGAGTGCAGCTGTTGAATGGGGCGATGTGTCCAGAAGTGCTTGCAACGCTGCGACGGTTGCCATATCCTGCAAGACGGACGCCGAGGTTGAAGCGGGCGTGATTCGCGCAGTCAAGGGCGACCCGGATGGATTGGAGGTTCCAGGAGGCGGTGTTGACTTTGtctgggcgaggttgagagAGTTGGAGTTTGTTCAGGGGTGGGCCAACAGACACAAGCCGAACACTCCTCCTGTTGCTACGGTTGCAGAGGAGACGCCCGAGGTTCAAGACGTGAATGGCGATGCTGAGAAAGAGGCAGTTTCTCCTCTGCAGGAGTGCCTATCTACGCTTGCGCAGCGACTCCAGAGGATCCACGCTGCGTTGCCCCCTTGTACactgttgatggtgttgagcggGACGGGCGACCCGAGGGAGATGAGCAGACTGCAGGCTATGCATTCCCAGTTCAAGAAGGAGTATAACACTCCTGGGACGAAGTGGGATCAGCTCAGTGTGAAGTGGAcgacggacgaggaggacgcgtTGAGGAAGGCAGTCAAGGTGGCGAGGGCCGGTGTTGGATTCCTAAGCGTCAAATGA
- a CDS encoding uncharacterized protein (EggNog:ENOG503P8R8), whose amino-acid sequence MKTASCECKKCQASVGSFSNLWIQIGNSYLGPVIGSDEDLAIRCEGKTRIGGNGTLVEGCHLQNLLCDGCAAILGFRCIETPVNHVLDDNQVLLRIASVNLLGEEREELKPEVKRVLSINEPSRTSNGGPPDLSSNSPSTIEFQQLKFELEGQKDYLRRIDSNGFRIVAGLDKRVARVESDSKTLHATVSGFKGSILGVQDSLKSLLGSELNGIDKFGTEQKATLEGLRSRVSLVSDGLDIIQQQATALAEELREEVSDLKNQLEQTTGELHMLRAEIKVSVSADNYARDMAAMRTEIAQLRRDLGTVRSNEHERVAPSFPSRELEILTSNIAKIGNRASQVETLQMEFEILKERVDRAEANYGASNNRRVAYPLDPETSLPHPGTRKRASSPKPEPVSKRRVPSDQFSDYTVSGHSAAPLTPLRQSSTTNLQNPKKRTRPKTAAALSNSGGR is encoded by the exons ATGAAGACGGCCTCCTGCGAATGCAAAAAATGCCAGGCATCAGTTGGGAGTTTTTCCAATCTTTGGATCCAGATTGGCAATAGCTATCTCGGCCCTGTGATCGGATCAGACGAGGATTTGGCCATTCGATGCGAAGGAAAGACAAGAATCGGGGGAAATGGGACTCTGGTGGAAGGATG CCATTTACAAAACCTTTTGTGTGACGGTTGTGCAGCCATACTCGGCTTTCGATGCATTGAGACCCCAGTCAACCATGTCCTCGACGA CAATCAAGTTCTGTTGAGAATCGCGTCTGTCAATCTGCTCGGTGAGGAAAGAGAGGAGCTTAAACCCGAGGTCAAAAGAGtcctcagcatcaacgagCCGTCAAGAACGAGCAATGGTGGGCCGCCCGACCTGTCCTCAAATTCCCCCAGTACCATCGAGTTTCAGCAGCTCAAGTTCGAACTCGAAGGCCAAAAAGACTACCTCAGACGTATTGACAGTAATGGCTTCAGAATTGTGGCAGGCTTGGACAAACGTGTGGCTCGTGTGGAGAGTGATTCAAAGACACTACATGCAACAGTGAGTGGGTTCAAGGGAAGCATACTCGGAGTACAGGATAGCCTCAAGTCACTACTCGGATCAGAGCTGAACGGGATTGATAAATTCGGAACCGAGCAAAAGGCGACACTGGAAGGCCTTCGGAGCCGGGTGTCCCTGGTCAGTGATGGCCTCGACATAATCCAACAGCAGGCAACAGCTCTCGCCGAAGAGCTGCGAGAGGAAGTCTCAGATCTCAAGAACCAACTTGAACAGACGACAGGAGAGCTTCATATGCTGAGGGCCGAGATCAAAGTGAGCGTCAGCGCCGACAACTATGCCCGTGATATGGCTGCTATGCGCACCGAGATCGCGCAGCTCAGAAGAGATCTTGGCACTGTGCGCAGCAACGAACACGAACGTGTTgccccttcttttccctcaaGGGAGCTCGAGATtctcaccagcaacatcGCGAAGATTGGTAATCGAGCCAGCCAGGTCGAGACTTTACAAATGGAGTTTGAGATCTTGAAAGAGAGGGTCGACAGAGCAGAGGCAAATTATGGGGCATCCAATAATCGACGTGTGGCATATCCCTTGGATCCAGAGACATCTCTTCCCCACCCAGGAACGAGGAAGCGGGCTTCTTCGCCCAAGCCGGAGCCTGTATCTAAACGAAGAGTGCCCTCGGACCAATTCTCGGATTACACGGTCTCTGGACACAGTGCTGCGCCGCTCACCCCGTTGAGGCAGAGTAGCACGACAAACTTGCAAAATCCCAAGAAACGGACTCGTCCCAAGACAGCTGCTGCATTATCCAACTCGGGAGGCAGGTGA
- the PEX5 gene encoding Peroxisomal membrane signal receptor PTS1 (COG:S; EggNog:ENOG503NUGJ) produces MSFLGGAECSTAGNPLSQFTKHVGDDKSLQHDRLVGRGPNSAMGGFRNVGRSTPQDEMMNGFLHQNATLPDMPLEQQQGPLAHAHLDHLRAQSGSPLSPTWAPDTQAAMEAAFNAPPGTHFSADEFAKFQHMNPAAAVSHAPAMPGASASMQRPMMMGGGMSYNMMQRPMYQPMFGGQMHMAHQPLQQHQQPAVEGKGKGKVVELDESKWEEQFQQMELHDRQLRETEKDEALAMEPELNKMDEKLLHSETGYGDLESIWRGIQAEQAQLKELDDIEDDFAKFDSANFGGDNLHDWGLNNRLGADPIVQDYLFEDENIFENTTNPFEEGIRIMNEGGNLSLAALAFEAAVQKDPEHVEAWVYLGHVQAQNEKEEAAIRALEQAMKLDPNNLAALMGLAVSYTNEGYDSTAYRTLERWLSVKYPQVIAPQDLSSAAELGFTDRAQLHDRVTSLFLEAARLAPDGDHMDPDVQVGLGVLFYGAEEYDKAVDCFQAALHSSEMGTSNQREQIHLLWNRLGATLANSGRSEEAIAAYEKALSINPNFVRARYNLGVSCINIGCHAEAAGHLLASLDMHKSVEKSGREKARELLGGGGGPDTDARIDAMTTQNRSTTLYDTLRRVFTQMGRRDLAEKVVVGVDPDIFRGEFDF; encoded by the exons ATGTCATTTCTTGGAGGCGCCGAATGTTCAACGGCGGGCAATCCGCTCAGCCAGTTCACCAAACATGTCGGAGACGACAAGAGCCTGCAGCATGACAGGCTTGTGGGAAGAGGCCCAAATAGTGCTATGGGTGGCTTCCGAAATGTTGGCCGCAGTACTCCCCAAGACGAG ATGATGAATGGCTTCCTCCACCAGAATGCCACCCTTCCCGACATGCCgctcgagcagcagcagggtcCTTTGGCCCACGCCCATCTCGATCACCTTCGCGCTCAGTCCGGCTCTCCGCTCTCGCCAACATGGGCCCCTGATACCCAGGCCGCGATGGAGGCCGCGTTCAACGCACCTCCCGGCACCCACTTCAGCGCCGACGAATTCGCCAAGTTTCAGCACATGAACCCTGCGGCTGCCGTATCTCATGCCCCCGCGATGCCCGGCGCCAGCGCGAGCATGCAGCggcccatgatgatgggcggtGGTATGAGCTACAATATGATGCAACGCCCCATGTACCAGCCCATGTTTGGTGGTCAGATGCACATGGCACACCAGCCtctccagcaacaccaacagccgGCAGTCGAGGGTAAGGGGAAGGGCAAGGTTGTGGAGCTGGACGAGAGCAAATGGGAAGAGCAGTTCCAGCAGATGGAGCTCCACGATCGCCAACTGCGGGAGACAGAAAAGGACGAGGCTTTGGCCATGGAGCCCGAGTTGAACAAAATGGACGAGAAGCTCCTGCACTCCGAAACCGGCTACGGTGACCTGGAGTCGATATGGCGCGGCATCCAAGCAGAGCAGGCGCAGCTCAAGGAACTGGACGATATCGAGGACGACTTTGCCAAGTTCGACAGCGCCAACTTTGGCGGAGATAATCTCCACGACTGGGGACTGAACAACAGGCTCGGAGCCGATCCCATCGTTCAGGATTATCtctttgaggatgagaacaTCTTCGAGAACACGACAAACCCATTTGAAGAGGGCATTCGGATCATGAACGAAGGCGGAAACCTTTCCCTGGCCGCTCTTGCTTTTGAGGCTGCCGTCCAAAAGGACCCCGAACACGTTGAGGCCTGGGTCTATCTTGGCCATGTGCAAGCCCAAAacgaaaaggaggaggctgctatCCGCGCTCTTGAACAAGCCATGAAGCtcgaccccaacaacctcgccgcTTTGATGGGTCTGGCCGTCTCTTACACAAACGAAGGCTACGACAGCACCGCCTACCGCACCCTCGAAAGGTGGCTCAGCGTCAAGTACCCCCAGGTCATTGCCCCGCAAGATCTGTCGTCCGCTGCCGAGCTCGGCTTTACCGACCGCGCCCAGCTCCACGACCGCGTCACCAGCCTGTTCCTCGAAGCTGCCCGCTTGGCCCCCGACGGAGACCACATGGACCCCGACGTCCAGGTCGGCCTCGGAGTGCTCTTCTACGGCGCCGAGGAGTACGACAAGGCGGTCGACTGCTTTCAAGCCGCGCTCCACTCCTCGGAAATGGGCACCTCCAACCAGCGCGAGCAGATCCACCTCCTCTGGAACCGTCTCGGTGCCACGCTCGCCAACTCGGGCCGCTCAGAGGAGGCGATTGCCGCGTACGAAAAGGCGCTGTCGATCAACCCCAACTTTGTCAGGGCGAGATATAACCTGGGTGTTTCCTGCATCAACATCGGGTGCCatgccgaggcggcggggcATTTGCTCGCTTCGTTGGATATGCACAAGTCTGTCGAGAAGAGCGGGAGGGAAAAGGCTAGGGAGCTGCTcggtggcggaggtggtCCGGACACGGACGCGAGGATTGACGCGATGACCACTCAGAATAGGAGCACGACGCTGTATGATACGCTGAGGAGGGTTTTCACccagatggggaggagggatctGGCCGagaaggttgttgttggagttgaCCCTGATATTTTCAGAGGAGAGTTTGATTTTTGA
- a CDS encoding uncharacterized protein (EggNog:ENOG503Q4WG; COG:A) produces MQSLRRAAVRSALSASRAVSVKTTSAPFAFPIVRAAAVSRAVPVQAVRWYSQEPTSQDPLSQDVTEEAHEAEENITEQTQEERQPRRQLDKSRAIFVRNIVFEVNEQHLKEAFETYGEIEDTYVARDPRGMSRGYGFVTFKDASAVSAACAAVNGSFWHGRRVTCIPRRDEEQTPRAREQNRTPNPPTNQLFVGNIPYETTDAELNNLFAGLSNVTDIRIAVDRTTGWPRGFAHVDFNDVASAEAAKEKLAATNLGGRQLKIDFATGYGKGERTNNKSFGGRGDRGDRGDRGDRRDRGDRNDRRSNDGF; encoded by the exons GCAATCTCTTCGCCGCGCCGCTGTGCGATCTGCCCTCTCGGCCTCCAGAGCCGTTTCGGTCAAGACCACCTCTGCTCCCTTCGCTTTCCCCATCGTCAGAGCCGCCGCGGTTTCCAGAGCTGTCCCTGTGCAAGCTGTGCGGTGGTATTCCCAGGAGCCCACTTCGCAAGACCCATTGTCGCAGGACGTCACCGAGGAGGCACatgaggccgaggagaacaTCACAGAGCAAACCCAAGAAGAACGCCAGCCCAGGAGGCAGCTCGACA AGTCGAGAGCCATCTTTGTGCGCAACATTGTGTTTGAGGTCAACGAGCAGCATCTGAAGGAGGCCTTCGAGACATATGGCGAGATTGAGGACACCTACGTGGCCCGCGACCCCCGGGGTATGAGCAGAGGATATGGCTTTGTCACCTTCAAGGACGCCTCCGCCGTCAGCGCTGCGTGCGCCGCTGTCAACGGCTCTTTCTGGCATGGACGCCGGGTAACCTGCATTCCCCGCAGAGACGAGGAGCAGACACCCCGTGCCCGCGAACAGAACAGGACGCCTAATCCCCCCACTAATCAACTTTTCGTCGGTAACATCCCCTACGAGACCACCGACGCCgagctcaacaacctcttcgcTGGCCTCTCGAACGTCACCGACATCCGTATCGCTGTCGACCGCACCACCGGCTGGCCCCGTGGCTTTGCCCATGTCGATTTCAACGACGTTGCTTCCgctgaggctgccaaggagaagctggccGCCACCAACCTTGGTGGCAGACAACTGAAAATCGACTTCGCTACCGGTTACGGAAAGGGTGAGcgcaccaacaacaaaagctttggtggccgtggtgacCGTGGTGACCGTGGTGACCGCGGAGACCGTAGAGACCGTGGCGACCGCAACGACCGTCGCAGCAACGACGGCTTTTAA
- the GIM5 gene encoding subunit of tubulin prefoldin (COG:O; BUSCO:EOG092655L0; EggNog:ENOG503P452) — MIYIFRRLGEAPHPTIPVMQLTSLEMPRSANCRGNSGASTAPHPPPGAHTVPGLITAPSKSQDHHRSPTLTMASQGRQQGGEQISLDTLTAPQLSAVKKQLDEEVEHLSQSYAQLAAAQSKFKECLRVVKSGSETFDEKKPILVPLTNSLYVKGRMADSDKVIVDVGTGFYVEKDTKSAAEFYEAKVKELAANIQGLEGIVQAKTQNLRLVEEVLRQKVLAAGPAAGQAAQAS, encoded by the exons ATGATATATATCTTTCGTCGTCTCGGTGAAGCTCCCCACCCCACTATTCCCGTGATGCAGTTAACCAGCCTTGAAATGCCCCGCAGCGCAAACTGTCGCGGGAATAGTGGGGCATCAACGGCGCCTCACCCACCGCCAGGCGCACACACCGTCCCGGGACTCATCACAGCTCCTTCAAAGTCCCAGGATCACCACCGATCCCCAACTCTCACAATGGCCAGCCAAGGAAGAcagcaaggaggagagcaaa TCTCCCTCGATACCCTCACAGCCCCCCAACTCTCGGCCGTGAAAAAGCAACTCGACGAAGAAGTCGAGCACCTCTCCCAATCTTACGCCCagctcgccgccgcccagTCCAAGTTCAAGGAGTGCCTCCGGGTCGTCAAGTCCGGCTCCGAGACCTTTGACGAGAAAAAGCCCATCCTCGTCCCCTTGACCAACTCCCTCTACGTCAAGGGCCGGATGGCCGACTCGGACAAGGTCATTGTTGATGTCGGGACTGGGTTTTACGTCGAAAAG GACACCAAGAGCGCGGCAGAGTTTTATGaggccaaggtcaaggagttGGCTGCGAATATTCAAGGACTGGAGGGCATCGTGCAGGCCAAGACTCAGAATTtgaggctggtggaggaag TTCTCAGACAAAAGGTCTTGGCTGCTGGACCAGCTGCTGGCCAGGCTGCTCAGGCGTCATGA
- a CDS encoding uncharacterized protein (EggNog:ENOG503PI0G), which translates to MDTMQRKHFRLGTFLAPPSTIDVDPADFALRTKLELIGKDTLCDIKAINVDDTTTQISIHSPGTKAAQDAAQRVRKLLIEEADIKDMWRTNGLLCPSKSGADYSAIVFGRDRCAVVPSASAPTVSEITSGTHQAKYKAQLSDILDRAVGSLVRDPNKMQMRVKIGYLQRREIWNPEKRRYSSAEMERELEYAAFRDVINLSPYVPVDVVEALRVALINGDESLPAVVRESVDPDSEPEFSLHIVTPNLEIECMVEGVEAGRGRKPRIMPVCAYQRTKFYNKFSVLNACPDRGTDWELKISQEVSRREGRPRLPLTEDDMARLTKISQGTYAGGFPKISVSQQFIKKNKVSNIVGKVIWTLELSFKYSLEITVYHSFGTNTTKPPTTTTLLSVFSPDWDDHLGLPVTIPRKWDKSFATQLLTSRDKTQVPYPLTQDGGDEHPLDEFLSWVSWVQEMLDNLLSVGAKGSNRVVS; encoded by the exons ATGGACACCATGCAACGGAAGCATTTTCGactgggg ACCTTTCTCgccccaccctccaccatcgATGTCGACCCGGCCGACTTTGCTCTACGCACAAAGTTGGAACTGATCGGCAAGGATACCTTGTGTGACATCAAGGCCATCAATGTCGACGACACGACCACCCAAATTTCCATACATTCACCTGGCACCAAGGCTGCGCAGGACGCTGCCCAGCGAGTGAGGAAACTACTCATCGAGGAAGCCGACATCAAAGACATGTGGAGAACCAATGGCCTGCTGTGCCCATCCAAGTCAGGTGCAGATTACTCGGCCATCGTGTTTGGTCGTGATAGATGCGCTGTCGTCCCCTCAGCATCGGCCCCAACCGTCTCGGAAATCACCTCTGGGACTCATCAAGCCAAGTATAAGGCCCAGCTGTCTGATATTCTTGACCGGGCCGTCGGATCACTTGTCCGAGACCCAAACAAGATGCAGATGCGTGTCAAGATCGGCTACCTACAGCGACGTGAAATTTGGAACccagagaagaggaggtacAGCTCGGCCGAAATGGAGCGTGAGCTAGAGTATGCCGCCTTCCGCGACGTAATCAATCTTTCACCATA TGTTCCTGTCGATGTGGTTGAAGCCCTCAGAGTCGCCCTGATCAACGGGGATGAAAGTTTGCCAGCAGTGGTCCGAGAGAGCGTTGACCCCGACTCCGAACCTGAGTTCTCCCTACACATAGTCACGCCAAATTTGGAGATTGAGTGTATGGTAGAAGGCGTTGAGGCGGGCAGAGGCCGAAAGCCTAGAATCATGCCCGTGTGCGCCTATCAACGAACCAAATTCTACAACAAATTCTCAGTCCTCAATGCTTGCCCCGACAG AGGTACTGATTGGGAGTTGAAGATTTCCCAGGAGGTCAGCCGCAGGGAAGGCAGGCCCCGTCTACCTTTGACCGAAGATGACATGGCTAGGCTCACCAAGATCAGCCAAGGTACATATGCAGGTGGCTTCCCCAAGATTTCGGTGTCCCAACAGttcatcaagaagaacaaggtgTCGAACATTGTGGGCAAGGTCATCTGGACCCTGGAGCTGAGCTTCAAGTATAGCCTTGAGATTACGGTGTACCATTCGTTCGGAACGAACACAACGAAGCCTCCGACTACGACAACTCTGCTCTCCGTATTCAGTCCTGACTGGGACGATCACCTCGGGCTCCCCGTTACGATTCCGCGGAAATGGGACAAGAGTTTTGCCACTCAACTCCTGACCTCGAGAGACAAGACCCAGGTCCCGTACCCCTTGACGCAGGATGGTGGCGATGAGCATCCATTGGATGAGTTTTTGTCGTGGGTATCGTGGGTGCAGGAGATGCTTGATAACCTGTTGAGTGTAGGGGCAAAGGGCTCGAACCGAGTCGTGTCCTGA